In Thiospirochaeta perfilievii, a single window of DNA contains:
- the hprK gene encoding HPr(Ser) kinase/phosphatase: MKQFTILDLLDLDLKDQNRLYLKCLSGRSGLGRKIVTSDISRPGLALTGFTEMFEGKRVQLLGKSENAYLKKLCKENKLENIRKFFEYNIPCCVITHGIVPPEPFLKIAKECNCPILQTTLSSADFMPRLVRAMLEMFSPQVIIHGVLVEVSGLGVLLLGDSGVGKSETALALIEKGHKLIVDDSVEITCSNGNILMGKSSTEILNHHMEIRGLGIINIKEIFGIRAIMKSKRVQLVVKLEEWNSSKNYDRIGKDEKYEILGVHVPILEIPVKPGRNIPTIIETAALNERLKRSGHNSSGEFNKNIIKWLEHENARTKYMENRFN, translated from the coding sequence ATGAAACAGTTTACAATATTAGACCTACTAGATTTAGACCTTAAAGATCAAAATAGACTCTATCTGAAATGCTTATCAGGAAGGAGTGGTCTTGGTAGAAAAATTGTAACATCAGATATAAGTAGACCTGGATTAGCTTTAACAGGATTTACAGAGATGTTTGAGGGTAAGAGAGTTCAACTTTTAGGTAAAAGTGAAAATGCTTATTTAAAAAAACTCTGTAAAGAGAATAAATTAGAAAATATAAGAAAATTTTTTGAATACAACATACCATGTTGCGTTATTACCCATGGGATTGTACCCCCTGAACCTTTTTTAAAAATTGCCAAAGAGTGTAATTGCCCTATCCTTCAGACAACATTAAGTTCTGCAGACTTTATGCCTAGATTAGTTAGAGCTATGCTTGAAATGTTCTCTCCCCAAGTTATAATTCATGGTGTTTTAGTAGAGGTTTCTGGTCTTGGAGTCCTACTTCTAGGTGACAGTGGAGTAGGAAAGAGTGAAACAGCTTTAGCTTTAATAGAAAAAGGTCATAAGCTTATAGTGGATGACTCTGTAGAAATAACATGTAGTAATGGAAATATCTTAATGGGAAAGAGCTCTACAGAGATTTTAAATCACCATATGGAGATTCGTGGACTAGGAATAATTAATATTAAGGAAATTTTTGGAATTCGTGCTATAATGAAGAGTAAAAGAGTTCAACTTGTCGTAAAATTAGAAGAGTGGAATTCTTCTAAAAACTATGATAGAATTGGAAAGGATGAAAAATATGAAATTCTTGGAGTTCACGTACCAATACTTGAGATACCAGTGAAACCAGGAAGAAATATACCTACAATTATTGAAACTGCAGCTTTAAATGAAAGATTAAAAAGAAGTGGACACAATAGTTCTGGTGAGTTTAATAAAAACATCATTAAGTGGTTGGAGCATGAAAATGCTCGTACAAAATATATGGAAAATAGGTTTAATTAA
- the hpf gene encoding ribosome hibernation-promoting factor, HPF/YfiA family gives MEVQIKGVHYSISSTLRENIEKKLSRLDYVKDHIVHFYFTIVKDSKDYKIEADVHFNWGKTSHVEVHDDNLYQGIDDLFDKLEVKATKEKDKIQSH, from the coding sequence ATGGAAGTACAGATTAAAGGAGTTCATTACAGCATAAGTAGCACTTTAAGAGAAAACATTGAGAAGAAATTATCTCGTCTTGATTATGTAAAGGATCATATTGTACATTTTTATTTTACAATAGTGAAGGATTCCAAAGATTATAAAATTGAAGCTGATGTTCATTTTAACTGGGGAAAAACTTCACACGTAGAAGTACATGATGATAATTTATATCAAGGAATTGATGATCTTTTCGATAAATTAGAAGTAAAAGCGACTAAAGAGAAGGATAAAATCCAGTCTCACTAA
- the rpoN gene encoding RNA polymerase factor sigma-54: MLHQGPSLIQTQSQKLSPQMLQTVKLMALPLLDLQAAISAEIEANPALELVERDDTPDNLQTKDLDGADINYLEEDSDPGYTHSNSDKSVSEFIEGTQTNKESLIDHLINQLRLCKLTEEETLIGELLINNLDSNGFHITKIDDLFLDSQMKIVNKVIDIIHQLDPIGVCVNDIYESLIVQAKILGRYPYGTIEILSESMDLITKGKKKLIMEKYDLSIEDIEDIYDYLKTLNPHPTAEFTTGYSNYIIPEAHVTKEGKSINVYLKEENIPSLTINKEFEEYKETDNKDVNRFAKKSINSANSFIQAINMRNSTLLKTINSIVKNQKEFFLFGPGNIKPLTRKEIALETELSESTISRISSDKYIQTDWGIYNLKYFFSNAIVSSQSGRDHSKESVKEIVKNIIIENKSEKKLSDQQISNILKERGINLARRTVSKYRKELNLLSSYERQ, translated from the coding sequence TTGCTACATCAGGGACCATCACTAATACAGACACAATCTCAAAAGCTCAGTCCACAAATGTTACAAACTGTAAAACTTATGGCTTTACCACTACTAGATTTACAAGCAGCTATAAGTGCTGAGATTGAAGCAAATCCTGCCCTAGAGTTAGTAGAAAGGGATGATACTCCTGACAATTTACAGACTAAAGACCTTGATGGTGCAGATATAAACTATTTAGAAGAAGATTCTGATCCAGGTTATACCCATTCCAACTCAGACAAGTCTGTTAGTGAGTTTATTGAAGGAACCCAAACAAATAAAGAGAGCTTAATTGACCACCTAATAAATCAGTTGCGCCTATGTAAGTTAACAGAGGAAGAGACTCTAATAGGAGAGTTGTTAATAAACAACCTAGACTCTAACGGCTTTCATATAACAAAAATTGATGATCTATTTTTAGACTCACAAATGAAAATTGTAAATAAAGTAATCGACATAATTCACCAATTAGACCCAATAGGTGTTTGTGTAAATGATATATACGAATCCCTAATTGTACAGGCTAAGATTTTAGGTCGGTACCCATATGGTACAATTGAAATATTAAGTGAGAGTATGGACCTTATAACCAAAGGTAAAAAAAAGTTAATCATGGAAAAATATGACCTCTCTATAGAGGATATCGAGGACATTTATGATTACTTAAAAACTTTAAACCCCCATCCTACAGCTGAATTTACAACTGGCTACTCTAACTATATAATCCCTGAAGCCCATGTAACAAAGGAAGGGAAAAGCATTAATGTATATTTAAAAGAGGAAAATATACCATCTTTAACAATAAACAAAGAGTTTGAAGAGTATAAAGAAACAGATAATAAAGATGTAAACAGATTTGCAAAAAAAAGCATTAATAGTGCTAATAGTTTTATACAAGCTATAAATATGAGAAACTCAACTCTTTTAAAAACAATAAATTCTATCGTAAAAAATCAAAAAGAGTTTTTTCTTTTTGGACCTGGAAATATTAAACCATTAACAAGAAAAGAGATTGCACTTGAAACTGAATTATCCGAGAGTACAATATCTAGAATATCAAGTGATAAGTATATTCAAACAGATTGGGGTATTTATAATCTTAAATACTTTTTCTCTAATGCTATAGTAAGTTCCCAATCTGGAAGGGATCACTCTAAGGAAAGTGTTAAGGAAATAGTAAAAAATATAATTATTGAAAATAAATCTGAAAAAAAACTGTCAGATCAGCAAATATCTAATATACTTAAGGAGAGGGGTATAAACCTCGCAAGAAGAACTGTTTCTAAGTATAGAAAAGAATTAAACCTTTTATCTTCTTACGAAAGACAGTAA
- the lptB gene encoding LPS export ABC transporter ATP-binding protein — MFQRKKMKINFDFFKKNREKDSVSHLSGEARLSVEGLEKRYGKTHAVRDISFSMKSGEIVGLLGPNGAGKTTSFYMIAGFIHPTNGRVYINDHNITKLPMYKRAQIGVSYLPQEASVFRKLSVEHNILGILETRNDISKSKKMEILNNLIDDLGLNKVRKQQAYTLSGGERRRTEIARSLAIDPKFLLLDEPFAGIDPIAVQEIKQIIKDLSKRGIGILITDHNVRDTLEITDRSYIMNLGEVLISGSKDELLNSELARNIYLGNSFSM; from the coding sequence ATATTTCAGAGGAAAAAGATGAAGATTAATTTCGATTTTTTTAAAAAGAATAGAGAAAAGGATAGTGTTTCCCATCTATCTGGAGAGGCTAGACTAAGTGTAGAAGGTTTAGAAAAGAGATACGGGAAGACACATGCTGTAAGGGATATTAGTTTTTCTATGAAATCAGGGGAAATAGTTGGATTGCTAGGCCCAAATGGAGCTGGAAAAACAACAAGTTTCTACATGATAGCTGGCTTTATTCACCCTACAAATGGGAGAGTCTACATAAATGATCACAACATAACAAAATTACCTATGTATAAGAGAGCACAGATAGGTGTTTCATACCTTCCTCAGGAGGCATCAGTTTTTAGAAAGTTAAGTGTTGAGCATAATATTTTAGGAATTTTAGAAACAAGAAATGATATATCAAAGTCAAAGAAAATGGAAATCCTTAATAACTTAATTGATGACTTGGGACTTAATAAGGTAAGAAAACAGCAAGCTTATACACTATCTGGAGGAGAACGTAGAAGAACAGAGATAGCCCGCTCCCTGGCTATTGATCCTAAGTTTCTATTATTAGATGAACCATTTGCTGGTATAGATCCTATAGCAGTACAAGAGATTAAACAGATTATTAAAGATCTTTCAAAAAGAGGTATTGGAATACTAATTACCGACCACAACGTTAGAGATACTCTAGAGATAACAGATAGATCATACATAATGAACCTTGGAGAAGTTTTAATAAGTGGCTCAAAGGATGAACTTCTTAATAGTGAATTAGCTCGAAATATCTATTTAGGAAATTCATTTTCTATGTAA
- a CDS encoding LptA/OstA family protein has protein sequence MKRGLFYLFMLIYCISNINSSEALIFGCDQSESSFAEHNKRSTLIGNAYIKTDTLNINSDRIELYGEDYRFASCTGSVLIHNIKENFYINSEKLLYDNEKKEATVTGNAIMKDIDNEMIIKGEYIKSFEKTSITLIQIKVRIINEDLVCRSEFAEYNSEINRLVLTGDPVVFKGDDVFRASKITINLDTNDIIMEGKVKGNISEEKDED, from the coding sequence ATGAAAAGAGGTCTATTTTACCTATTTATGCTAATATACTGCATTAGTAACATAAACTCCTCAGAAGCTCTTATATTTGGCTGTGATCAGTCTGAATCCTCATTTGCTGAACATAATAAAAGAAGTACTCTTATTGGTAATGCATATATTAAAACTGATACCCTTAATATAAATTCAGATAGAATAGAGTTATATGGAGAGGATTATAGATTCGCTAGTTGTACTGGCAGTGTTCTAATTCATAATATCAAAGAGAACTTCTACATAAATAGTGAGAAACTGCTTTACGATAATGAAAAAAAAGAAGCAACCGTAACAGGTAATGCTATTATGAAAGATATAGATAATGAGATGATAATTAAGGGAGAATATATAAAATCCTTTGAAAAAACATCTATAACCCTTATACAAATAAAAGTTAGAATTATTAACGAAGATCTTGTTTGTCGTAGCGAGTTTGCAGAGTATAACAGTGAAATAAACAGATTAGTATTAACAGGAGATCCTGTGGTATTCAAAGGTGATGATGTTTTTAGAGCTAGTAAAATAACTATAAACCTAGATACAAACGATATAATTATGGAAGGTAAGGTTAAGGGAAATATTTCAGAGGAAAAAGATGAAGATTAA
- the lptC gene encoding LPS export ABC transporter periplasmic protein LptC, protein MVKKSSKISFLIFTTCMLLAGCTIDYNDQNSNIEKSTAIPDSQMRNFNLVQIKNNKPYTQVTSSLAEIYNRENKTVMFDVKFTEFNSTKNSISTKGSADKVEYYNDSEDAVLKGNLKFYSQKDEIEITGESLFWNSESKIISSDIDSKIYINKDDGSKIEGEGFTANLKNSTFSFKKSVRGVTP, encoded by the coding sequence ATGGTAAAAAAATCAAGTAAAATATCTTTTTTAATCTTTACAACCTGCATGCTACTTGCAGGTTGTACAATTGATTATAATGATCAAAATAGTAATATTGAAAAATCTACAGCAATTCCAGACTCTCAAATGAGGAATTTTAACCTAGTTCAAATTAAAAATAATAAACCATATACCCAGGTAACATCCTCCCTAGCAGAGATATATAATAGAGAGAATAAAACGGTAATGTTTGATGTAAAGTTTACCGAATTCAATTCTACAAAAAACAGTATTTCAACCAAGGGGAGTGCAGATAAAGTTGAGTATTATAATGATTCAGAAGATGCTGTTTTAAAGGGTAATTTAAAATTTTACTCACAAAAAGATGAGATTGAAATTACAGGAGAGTCTCTATTCTGGAATAGTGAATCTAAAATAATAAGCAGTGATATTGACTCTAAAATATATATTAATAAGGATGATGGATCTAAAATAGAAGGTGAAGGCTTCACTGCAAACCTTAAAAATAGTACATTTTCATTTAAGAAGAGTGTAAGAGGAGTAACTCCATGA